One genomic window of Magnolia sinica isolate HGM2019 chromosome 3, MsV1, whole genome shotgun sequence includes the following:
- the LOC131238676 gene encoding mitochondrial intermediate peptidase, mitochondrial-like isoform X3, which produces MLRSGNNHTYQKIQFGVLDKLIAARHELAEIMGYKSYAQFAVHPNIASSPEVVMPFLLDLSKIVRHKADKEFKAIRDFKRKICNEDCADLEPWDEAYFTGMMKSSTFNLDSFVS; this is translated from the exons ATGCTGAG GTCAGGAAACAATCATACATATCAGAAAATTCAGTTTGGTGTCCTTGATAAGCTTATTGCAGCTCGTCATGAGCTTGCAGAG ATAATGGGGTATAAATCTTACGCTCAATTTGCAGTTCATCCGAATATTGCATCATCACCAGAGGTTGTGATGCCCTTTTTGCTTGATTTAAGCAAGATTGTTAGGCATAAGGCTGATAAG GAGTTCAAGGCAATTAGGGATTTCAAGAGGAAAATATGCAATGAAGATTGTGCAGACTTGGAGCCATGGGATGAAGCTTATTTCACGGGAATGATGAAGTCTTCTACCTTCAACTTAGACTCTTTTGTAAGTTGA
- the LOC131238676 gene encoding mitochondrial intermediate peptidase, mitochondrial-like isoform X1, whose product MFFNGFILLHFNSVHNFVIACTMCSSLLPSILSACLCDQCIDLELISHSFGFSFSENIITDLGFVDIFPASRIPKHMQHLLKPIYRTMSGASKEPLGSRDMVKEKGFCVTTDPGTLSSILKWASDAEIMGYKSYAQFAVHPNIASSPEVVMPFLLDLSKIVRHKADKEFKAIRDFKRKICNEDCADLEPWDEAYFTGMMKSSTFNLDSFVS is encoded by the exons ATGTTCTTCAATGGATTCATATTATTACATTTCAATTCTGTGCATAACTTTGTCATTGCTTGCACCATGTGCTCCTCTCTTTTACCTTCTATTTTGTCAGCGTGCCTATGTGACCAGTGTATTGATCTTGAGCTTATTTCTCATTCATTTGGTTTCAGTTTCAGTGAAAACATTATCACCGATCTTGGTTTTGTGGATATATTTCCAGCCTCACGAATTCCGAAACATATGCAACATCTTCTCAAGCCCATTTATCGCACCATGTCTGGTGCATCAAAGGAACCACTAGGATCAAGAGATATGGTAAAAGAAAAGGGATTCTGTGTGACAACAGATCCGGGGACTCTATCCTCTATACTGAAATGGGCATCAGATGCTGAG ATAATGGGGTATAAATCTTACGCTCAATTTGCAGTTCATCCGAATATTGCATCATCACCAGAGGTTGTGATGCCCTTTTTGCTTGATTTAAGCAAGATTGTTAGGCATAAGGCTGATAAG GAGTTCAAGGCAATTAGGGATTTCAAGAGGAAAATATGCAATGAAGATTGTGCAGACTTGGAGCCATGGGATGAAGCTTATTTCACGGGAATGATGAAGTCTTCTACCTTCAACTTAGACTCTTTTGTAAGTTGA
- the LOC131238676 gene encoding mitochondrial intermediate peptidase, mitochondrial-like isoform X2 translates to MFFNGFILLHFNSVHNFVIACTMCSSLLPSILSACLCDQCIDLELISHSFGFSFSENIITDLGFVDIFPASRIPKHMQHLLKPIYRTMSGASKEPLGSRDMVKEKGFCVTTDPGTLSSILKWASDAEDHSIIQWEITSGPIAGRLKFMAIHNCPIENLGHFRSPNQANER, encoded by the exons ATGTTCTTCAATGGATTCATATTATTACATTTCAATTCTGTGCATAACTTTGTCATTGCTTGCACCATGTGCTCCTCTCTTTTACCTTCTATTTTGTCAGCGTGCCTATGTGACCAGTGTATTGATCTTGAGCTTATTTCTCATTCATTTGGTTTCAGTTTCAGTGAAAACATTATCACCGATCTTGGTTTTGTGGATATATTTCCAGCCTCACGAATTCCGAAACATATGCAACATCTTCTCAAGCCCATTTATCGCACCATGTCTGGTGCATCAAAGGAACCACTAGGATCAAGAGATATGGTAAAAGAAAAGGGATTCTGTGTGACAACAGATCCGGGGACTCTATCCTCTATACTGAAATGGGCATCAGATGCTGAG GACCATTCGATCATCCAATGGGAGATCACAAGTGGTCCCATTGCTGGTCGATTGAAGTTCATGGCCATCCACAACTGTCCAATCGAAAATCTGGGCCACTTCAGAAGCCCAAATCAAGCTAATGAAAGATAA